A genomic stretch from Flavobacterium humidisoli includes:
- a CDS encoding DUF6155 family protein: MSKRDLKKYLGELTKEQLEEQLIELYEKFAPVKVYYDFVFNPKEDKLLQDAKVKISHEYFPIKKPGAKWRPKAKMRRSVAQKLIKHFMMLGVDSYIVADIMLYNIEIAQTFSSQNFIKQELFYKSIFNSFEQAVNFIVSNGIFNDFKLRINAIENETSEQKWKNKYDFEAILEKIDY; encoded by the coding sequence ATGAGTAAAAGAGATTTAAAAAAATATTTAGGCGAATTAACAAAAGAACAATTAGAAGAGCAATTGATAGAATTGTACGAGAAATTTGCTCCTGTAAAAGTGTATTACGACTTTGTTTTTAACCCAAAAGAAGACAAACTGCTTCAGGATGCTAAGGTTAAAATCTCACACGAATATTTCCCCATCAAAAAACCAGGGGCAAAATGGCGTCCAAAAGCTAAAATGCGAAGATCGGTTGCTCAAAAATTAATTAAGCATTTTATGATGCTCGGAGTAGATTCTTATATTGTTGCAGATATTATGCTTTATAATATCGAAATTGCGCAAACGTTTTCTTCGCAAAATTTTATCAAGCAGGAATTATTTTACAAAAGCATCTTTAATTCTTTTGAACAAGCAGTAAATTTTATTGTTTCAAACGGAATTTTTAACGATTTTAAATTGCGAATTAATGCAATTGAGAACGAAACTTCTGAGCAAAAATGGAAAAATAAGTACGATTTTGAGGCAATTTTGGAAAAAATCGACTATTAA